Proteins from a single region of Platichthys flesus chromosome 16, fPlaFle2.1, whole genome shotgun sequence:
- the LOC133971555 gene encoding myosin heavy chain, fast skeletal muscle-like, with the protein MSSDAEMAQYGPASIFLRKPEKERVEAQNRPFDARTACFVPDAKELYIKGVIQNKEGGNVTVMTEAGETVTVKEEECYPMNPPKYDKIEDMVMMTHLNEASVLFNLKERYAAWMIYTYSGLFCVTVNPYKGLPVYEPRVVAAYRGKKRMEAPPHIFSVSDNAYQNMLTDRENQSVLITGESGAGKTVNTKRVIQYFATIAVAGGGDKKEQSSGKIQGTLEDQIISANPLLEAFGNAKTVRNDNSSRFGKFIRIHFGTTGKLASADIETYLLEKSRVSFQLSEERSYHIFYQIMTGHKPELIEMLLITTNPYDFPMISQGQITVASIDDKEELLATDTATDILGFTTEEKLSIYKLTGSVIHFGNMKFKQKQREEQAEPDGTDVADKVAFLMGLNSADLLKGLCYPRVKVGNEYVTKGQTVPQVTNAVGALAKSVYEKMFLWMVIRINEMLDTKQPRQFYIGVLDIAGFEIFDYNSMEQLCINFTNEKLQQFFNHHMFVLEQEEYKKEGIDWVFIDFGMDLAACIELIEKPMGIFSILEEECMFPKASDMSFKNKLYDQHLGKTNAFQKPKVVKGKPEAHFSLLHYAGTVDYNITGWLEKNKDPLNESVVQLYQKSPMKLLAFLYASFSGAEESGGDAGGGKGKKAGKKKGGSFQTVSAVFRENLGKLMTNLRSTHPHFVRCLIPNEVKTPGIMENHLVIHQLRCNGVLEGIRICRKGFPSRILYADFKQRYRILNASAIPDGQFIDGKKASEKLLGSIDLDRTEYRFGSTKVFFKAGLLGTLEELRDEKLVSLVTQTQALCRGGLMRKEYNNLVVKRDCVWILQYNLRSFMNVKHWPWMKLFFKIKPLLKSAESEKEMATMKEDFIKCKEDLSKSETKRKEIEEKMVSLLQEKNNFLLQVQADSENLCDAEERCEGLIKSKFQLESKLKEVTERLDDEEEINAELTAKKRKLEDECSELKKDIDDLEMTLAKVEKEKHATENKVKNIMEELAGQDENIGKLTKEKKALQEAHQQALDDLQVEEDKVNSLTKAKSKLEQQVDDLEGSLEQEKKICMDLERAKRKLEGDLKLAQESLMDLENDKQQSEEKIKKKEFENDKLLSTIADEQTNNNQLQKKMKELNARIEELEEEVEAERAVRAKIEKQRSDLTREIEEISERLEEAGGSTAAQIEMNKKREAEFLKVRRDLEESTLHHEATTVALRKKQADSMAELGEQNDNLQRIKQKLEKEKSELKMEIDDLASNMETVAKAKINLEKMCRSLEDQLMELKTKSDENMRQISDLTNQRARLQTENGEFSRQMEERESLISQLTRGKQGFQTQIDELKRRIEEETKAKNALAHSLQSARHDCDLLREQYEEEQEAKAELQRSLSKANTEVALWRNKYETDAIQRTEELEEAKKRLAQRLQEAEEQIEAVNSKCASLEKTKQRLQSEMEDIMVDVQKSNSLAATLDKKQRNFDKILAEWKQKFEETQAELEGAQKESRSLSTELFKLKNSYEEALDHLETMKRENKNLQQEISDLTEQLGESGKMVHELEKFKKQVETEKYDMHTALEEAEASLEQEESKILRVQMDLNQVKAEVDRKVAEKDEEIDQMKRNYQRVMESMTATLDAEVRSRNDALRVKKKMEGDLNEMEIQLSHANRQASEAQKQLRTIQGQLKDAQIHLNDSVRGEEDMKEQVAMMERRTTLMQAEIEELRVVMEQTERSRKIVEQELVDASERAGLLHSQNISLLNTKKKIETDVTRLHGEIEEVIQEARNAEEKAKKAITDAAMMAEELRKEQDTSAHLERMKKNVEVTVKDLQHRLDEAENLALKGGKKQLQKLEARVRELESELEAEQKRSSESIKGVRKYERKVKELTYQSEEDKKNIARLQDLVDKLQIKMKAYKRIAEEAEEQANVHMARFRKAQHELEEAEERADLAESLANKMRAKSREIGTKPQEGQGE; encoded by the exons ATGAGCAGTGATGCCGAGATGGCCCAGTACGGGCCGGCGTCCATCTTTCTTCGTAAGCcggagaaggagagagtggaGGCTCAGAACCGTCCGTTCGATGCCAGAACAGCCTGCTTTGTGCCCGATGCCAAGGAGCTGTATATCAAAGGTGTCATACAGAACAAAGAAGGGGGCAATGTCACCGTGATGACTGAGGCTGGGGag ACTGTAACAGTCAAGGAGGAAGAATGTTATCCCATGAATCCCCCAAAGTATGACAAGATCGAGGACATGGTCATGATGACCCACCTCAACGAGGCCTCAGTGCTGTTCAACCTCAAAGAACGTTACGCAGCATGGATGATTTAT ACCTACTCCGGGCTCTTCTGTGTCACCGTGAACCCGTACAAGGGGCTTCCTGTGTACGAACCCAGGGTCGTGGCGGCCTACAGAGGCAAAAAGCGCATGGAGGCCCCACCccatattttctctgtctctgataATGCATATCAAAATATGCTAACAG ATCGTGAGAACCAGTCTGTCCTGATTAC TGGAGAATCTGGTGCAGGGAAGACTGTCAACACCAAACGTGTCATCCAGTACTTTGCGACAATCGCAGTGGCTGGAGGTGGTGACAAGAAAGAGCAGTCATCTGGAAAAATTCAG gGGACACTGGAAGATCAAATAATTTCGGCGAACCCTTTGCTGGAGGCTTTCGGGAATGCCAAGACTGTGAGGAACGACAATTCCTCAAGATTT gGTAAATTCATTAGAATTCACTTTGGAACAACAGGGAAACTGGCTTCCGCTGATATTGAAACCT ACCTATTGGAGAAGTCAAGAGTGTCGTTCCAGTTGTCTGAGGAGAGGAGCTACCACATTTTCTATCAGATAATGACTGGACACAAACCAGAGCTCATAG AAATGCTTCTCATAACAACAAACCCATACGACTTCCCCATGATAAGTCAGGGGCAGATCACCGTGGCCAGCATTGACGACAAAGAGGAGCTTTTGGCCACAGAC ACCGCCACAGATATATTGGGCTTCACCACTGAGGAGAAACTCTCCATCTACAAACTCACCGGCTCTGTGATACATTTTGGGAACATGAAGTTcaagcagaagcagagggaggagcaggcGGAGCCCGATGGCACCGATG TTGCAGACAAAGTCGCTTTCCTCATGGGCCTGAACTCTGCTGACTTACTGAAAGGTCTCTGCTACCCGAGAGTGAAAGTGGGAAATGAATATGTCACCAAAGGCCAGACAGTACCCCAG GTCACCAATGCAGTTGGTGCTCTGGCAAAGTCTGTGTATGAGAAGATGTTCTTATGGATGGTCATACGAATCAATGAGATGCTGGACACAAAGCAGCCCAGACAGTTCTACATTGGAGTGTTGGACATCGCTGGATTTGAGATATTTGAT TACAACAGCATGGAGCAACTCTGCATTAATTTCACCAACGAGAAGCTGCAACAGTTTTTCAACCACCACATGTTTGTACTTGAGCAAGAAGAATACAAAAAGGAAGGGATTGATTGGGTGTTCATTGACTTCGGTATGGACCTGGCAGCCTGCATCGAGCTCATTGAAAAG CCGATGGGCATCTTTTCCATCCTTGAAGAGGAGTGTATGTTCCCCAAGGCCTCAGACATGTCCTTTAAGAATAAACTCTATGACCAGCATCTTGGAAAGACGAATGCCTTCCAAAAGCCAAAGGTTGTCAAAGGCAAGCCCGAGGCTCACTTCTCTTTGTTGCACTACGCCGGCACCGTGGACTACAACATCACCGGGTGGCTGGAGAAGAACAAAGACCCGCTGAACGAGTCTGTGGTGCAGCTTTACCAGAAGTCGCCAATGAAGCTTCTGGCCTTCTTGTATGCCTCCTTTTCTGGTGCTGAAG AATCAGGTGGTGATGCTGGAGgtggaaaaggaaagaaagctGGAAAGAAGAAGGGTGGCTCTTTTCAAACAGTGTCTGCTGTTTTCAGG GAAAATCTGGGAAAACTCATGACAAACTTGAGAAGCACTCACCCTCACTTTGTGCGCTGCCTGATTCCAAATGAGGTGAAAACACCAG GTATCATGGAGAATCACTTGGTCATCCACCAACTACGCTGCAACGGTGTTTTGGAGGGTATCAGGATTTGCAGAAAGGGATTTCCCAGCAGGATCCTTTATGCAGACTTCAAGCAGAG GTATAGAATCCTCAATGCGAGTGCCATCCCAGACGGACAATTCATAGATGGAAAGAAAGCCTCTGAGAAGCTTCTTGGTTCAATTGACCTTGACCGCACGGAGTACCGATTTGGTTCTACAAAG GTCTTCTTCAAAGCTGGTTTACTTGGcactctggaggagctgcgAGATGAGAAACTAGTTTCTCTGGTGACACAGACTCAAGCACTGTGTCGTGGTGGTCTAATGAGAAAAGAATACAACAATCTGGTTGTAAAAAG AGATTGCGTCTGGATTCTGCAATACAATTTGCGCTCATTCATGAACGTGAAACACTGGCCATGGATGAAGCtcttttttaaaataaagccACTTCTAAAGAGTGCAGAGTCCGAAAAGGAGATGGCGACCATGAAAGAAGACTTCATCAAGTGCAAGGAGGATCTGTCAAAGTCAGAGACCAAAAGAAAGGAGATTGAAGAGAAAATGGTTTCTCTGCTACAGGAGAAAAATAACTTCCTCCTTCAAGTACAGGCT gACTCAGAAAATCTCTGCGATGCAGAGGAGAGATGTGAAGGCTTGATCAAAAGCAAATTCCAACTTGAGTCCAAACTCAAAGAGGTGACCGAGAGActggatgatgaggaggaaataAATGCTGAGTTGACCGCTAAGAAGCGGAAGCTGGAGGACGAATGCTCTGAGCTTAAAAAAGATATTGATGACCTAGAAATGACCCTGGCTAAAGTAGAGAAGGAGAAACATGCCACAGAAAACAAG GTCAAAAATATAATGGAAGAGCTGGCAGGTCAGGATGAAAACATTGGCAAACTGACCAAGGAGAAGAAAGCTCTTCAAGAAGCTCACCAACAGGCTCTAGATGATCTTCAAGTAGAGGAAGACAAAGTCAACTCTCTGACCAAAGCCAAGTCTAAGCTTGAACAACAAGTGGATGAT CTTGAGGGGTCACTGGAGCAAGAAAAGAAGATCTGCATGGACCTGGAAAGAGCCAAGAGAAAGCTCGAGGGAGATCTGAAGCTCGCACAGGAATCTCTGATGGATCTGGAAAATGACAAGCAACAATCTgaggagaaaattaaaaa AAAAGAATTTGAGAACGACAAGCTGCTCAGCACCATTGCAGACGAGCAAACAAATAATAACCAGCTtcaaaagaagatgaaggaaCTCAAT GCCCGTATTGAAGAGCTTGAGGAAGAAGTGGAGGCTGAGCGAGCGGTTCGCGCCAAGATCGAGAAACAGAGGTCTGACCTCACCAGGGAGATCGAGGAGATCAgcgagaggctggaggaggcaggaggatcCACAGCCGCACAGATCGAAATGAACAAGAAGCGTGAAGCCGAGTTCCTCAAGGTACGTCGTGACCTGGAGGAGTCGACGCTCCACCACGAGGCCACGACCGTTGCACTGCGCAAGAAGCAGGCAGACAGCATGGCCGAGCTCGGGGAGCAGAACGACAACCTCCAGAGAATCAAACAGAAACTGGAGAAGGAAAAGAGCGAATTAAAGATGGAGATTGATGATTTAGCCAGCAATATGGAAACAGTTGCAAAAGCAAAG ATCAACCTGGAGAAGATGTGTCGCTCACTTGAGGATCAGCTAATGGAGCTAAAGACCAagagtgatgaaaacatgagacAAATTTCTGATCTCACCAATCAGAGGGCCCGTTTACAAACTGAGAATG GTGAATTTTCTCGACaaatggaagagagagagagtctcatTTCCCAACTGACGAGAGGAAAACAGGGATTCCAGACACAGATTGATGAACTGAAACGCCGGATTGAGGAAGAAACAAAG GCTAAGAATGCCCTGGCTCACAGTCTGCAGTCTGCTCGTCATGACTGTGATCTGCTTCGGGAGCAgtatgaggaggagcaggaggccaaAGCTGAGCTGCAGCGCAGTTTGTCAAAGGCGAACACCGAGGTGGCTCTGTGGAGGAACAAGTATGAGACTGACGCCATCCAACGCACCGAGGAGCTCGAGGAGGCAAA GAAAAGGCTTGCCCAGCGTCTCCAAGAGGCAGAAGAGCAAATCGAAGCAGTGAATTCTAAGTGTGCCTCACTGGAGAAAACCAAACAGAGACTTCAGAGTGAAATGGAGGATATCATGGTGGATGTGCAAAAGTCCAACAGCTTAGCTGCTACCCTTGACAAGAAGCAGAGAAACTTTGACAAG ATTCTAGCTGAGTGGAAGCAGAAATTTGAGGAGACTCAGGCTGAGCTTGAAGGTGCTCAGAAAGAATCTCGATCTCTGAGCACCGAGCTTTTCAAACTTAAGAACTCATATGAAGAAGCTCTAGATCATCTGGAGACAATGAAGAGGGAGAATAAAAACCTACAAC AGGAGATCTCGGATCTGACAGAACAACTTGGAGAGAGTGGGAAGATGGTTCATGAGCTGGAGAAATTCAAGAAGCAAGTGGAAACGGAGAAATATGACATGCACACTGCCCTGGAGGAAGCTGAG GCCTCACTGGAACAGGAAGAGTCAAAGATCCTGCGTGTACAAATGGATCTAAACCAGGTGAAGGCTGAAGTGGACAGAAAAGTGGCGGAGAAAGACGAGGAGATTGAccagatgaagaggaattacCAGAGAGTGATGGAGTCCATGACGGCCACTCTGGACGCTGAGGTGCGGAGCAGGAACGACGCCCtgagagtgaagaagaagatggagggagaccTGAACGAGATGGAGATCCAGTTGAGCCATGCTAACAGGCAGGCGTCTGAGGCCCAGAAACAGCTGAGGACCATTCAAGGGCAACTCAAG GATGCCCAAATCCACTTGAATGACTCCgtcagaggggaggaggatATGAAGGAGCAGGTGGCCATGATGGAGCGCAGAACGACCTTGATGCAGGCGGAGATCGAAGAGCTTCGGGTGGTCATGGAACAGACGGAGAGGAGCCGCAAAATAGTTGAACAGGAACTGGTTGATGCCAGCGAGAGAGCAGGACTTCTTCACTCTCAG AATATCAGTCTTCTGAACACCAAAAAGAAAATTGAAACGGATGTAACTCGTCTGCACGGTGAGATAGAGGAAGTCATTCAAGAGGCCAGGAATGCAGAGGAGAAGGCCAAGAAGGCCATTACTGAT GCTGCCATgatggctgaggagctgaggaaggaGCAGGACACCAGTGCTCAcctggagaggatgaagaagaacgTGGAGGTCACAGTGAAAGACCTGCAGCATCGGTTAGATGAGGCTGAGAACTTGGCCCTGAAGGGAGGGAAGAAACAGCTTCAGAAGTTGGAGGCAAGA GTCCGTGAGCTGGAAAGTGAGCTTGAAGCCGAGCAAAAGCGTTCCTCTGAGTCCATCAAAGGAGTCCGCAAATATGAGAGGAAGGTCAAAGAGCTGACCTATCAG TCTGAGGAGGACAAGAAAAACATCGCTCGACTGCAAGATTTGGTCGACAAGCTCCAGATCAAAATGAAGGCCTACAAACGAATCGCTGAGGAAGCT GAGGAGCAGGCTAACGTGCACATGGCAAGATTTAGGAAGGCCCAGcatgagctggaggaggcagaggagagagctgaCTTGGCCGAATCTCTGGCCAACAAGATGCGAGCCAAGAGCCGTGAAATCGGGACAAAG CCTCAAGAGGGACAGGGCGAGTGA